A stretch of the Uranotaenia lowii strain MFRU-FL chromosome 3, ASM2978415v1, whole genome shotgun sequence genome encodes the following:
- the LOC129752023 gene encoding nuclear pore complex protein Nup160 homolog, with the protein MDNFVPVQYREVPMRQLSSNVSNWREISVSTGGIHNMLQDVKTSEQCGGYSFAEREDFRSNRFIYWRTCRDSLFLSEVSMNLNLAKNHLKINFDESPILAVEISGNQMQVFLLIITVTSIHRIVLRHPKANSSNPDGSQESVLAGISKEQICDPSAFYVISNDIGQCLPSHAAAYRAEYENGAESDCFFAVATVSALYLFQMGHLHGGVKITELKHNQLISRFFSNITDAWRKKNGNAPDQIVSLQFGELERQSVLYAFYRNNVSRVWSIANGACIGAECFVKNGRLEGSQTIMVRKSANLISVFLSYSDCSEFIILRPATDDSGNPVLVKESSILAPNYDLIDYKLSDRGIWALWCNAEGEMQVLTYSICNESNNFWLPIPLEAIDDKYTAKLEKGTDLKHVYCNRIFHSGKFHNNVIAKTLSMFNRCFNYTGSNISTAALKRHVCSYIDGELQNERKMQNITDEEFIELSSNLWEKFYMCCSQYNFEACQPIGVLILEQMDVYCLIRKQLISFFRPCDELEVAFLSENYPGNVITDGAGGKSVHQDVAVLIRVLKQIDKFVPDDEKIEIESCLFQLRSTKDMMDSIASSQCFSNQCNLTSVIQSIEDLPKAMAVVLQKLKLDYEVSDDISIYSSSKNVPFAGLLGVQLLTESVRQMIQLRYMVVRNLIVLQHLLLSNFALNCNSMEIIRSKCIPDSEVFLQSYYVMNWIAESTVDYAVVRSKSLERDASLVIGHEEAYAFEYISLLHLFVSTRGLKTYMTTEEGQRISGSTEWFSMLLEISHGLLRLIWPVAGDFTFGQWLMQGEMHIFIEQYVRLLNSWCEWNNCSRNFILAKSYLMNGENAKALDLFPQSAKGILKEPYLINFTKPSDGTSVPPDELLSIFYMKVIRLFEHYEAYDCINVLAQIAIGTSIHSKQQAMFQSIDFSAHMELGHYEEAYHSLVYNCEQTRKKDCLRQLVWRLFQAKKFNILIELPYYGLETDFQNIMEMHARSVEISENSHYDFLYSFYILKGNMRKAALIAYEKAMRCQLECNSLAFLKMRCEALLKCINALNLVAPDYAWIAKPSVSKDGGAARLEESDTKIVVVDLVDVRKELMVTQAVLEISKQLDDYKSVLDVDTNELLVILANAKLYTTAFKLANMLGKSLTMIYESLAASCVMCALQETADNWDWLHKNALEESVLSSDSTDTAWNFLKFSLENETKDVEACYLAVMNQIISKNAFPPQWLTDYCMNKTPTKLLQLYVNFGRLEEAFEIAVKLIQAQLISRSSITTLHFNRFLLPITLIDRLQFELSKDAKFKQQTNLLNQLIDCIAK; encoded by the exons ATGGATAACTTCGTACCGGTGCAGTATCGCGAGGTCCCGATGCGTCAGCTCTCCTCGAATGTTAGCAACTGGAGGGAAATCAGCGTCAGTACCg gTGGTATTCATAACATGCTGCAGGATGTAAAAACATCCGAGCAATGTGGAGGTTACAGTTTCGCCGAAAGGGAGGACTTTCGGTCCAACCGATTCATCTACTG GAGAACTTGTCGGGATTCGTTGTTCCTGAGTGAGGTCAGCATGAATTTGAATCTGGCCAAGAACCATCTAAAGATCAACTTTGATGAAAGTCCCATTTTGGCGGTGGAAATAAGCGGGAATCAGATGCAGGTCTTCCTGCTGATAATAACGGTGACCAGCATTCATCGGATTGTGTTGCGTCACCCCAAGGCGAACAGTTCCAACCCGGATGGGTCGCAAGAGTCGGTGCTTGCCGGGATCAGCAAGGAACAGATTTGCGATCCTTCAGCGTTTTATGTTATTAGTAACGACATCGGCCAGTGTTTACCATCCCATGCCGCTGCCTATCGGGCGGAATATGAGAACGGCGCCGAGAGTGATTGCTTCTTCGCGGTGGCAACCGTGTCAGCGCTTTATTTATTCCAGATGGGGCACCTTCATGGGGGTGTTAAGATCACTGAGCTGAAGCATAATCAGCTGATTTCGAGATTCTTCTCAAATATAACTGATGCATGGAG aaaAAAGAATGGTAACGCACCCGATCAGATCGTATCGCTGCAGTTCGGTGAACTTGAGAGGCAATCCGTACTGTACGCCTTCTACAGAAACAACGTCAGCCGGGTGTGGTCCATCGCCAATGGTGCCTGCATCGGAGCGGAATGTTTCGTCAAAAATGGCCGATTGGAGGGAT CGCAAACGATAATGGTTCGCAAATCGGCCAACCTCATAAGCGTCTTCTTGTCCTACTCGGACTGTTCTGAGTTTATAATCCTGCGACCAGCTACAGATGATTCCGGCAACCCGGTTCTGGTAAAAGAATCATCCATTCTAGCTCCAAATTACGATCTTATCGACTACAAGCTGTCCGATCGTGGCATTTGGGCGCTCTGGTGCAACGCCGAAGGCGAGATGCAAGTGCTAACCTACTCGATTTGCAACGAATCGAACAACTTTTGGCTTCCGATCCCATTGGAAGCCATCGATGACAAATACACGGCAAAGCTGGAAAAAGGAACCGATCTTAAGCACGTCTATTGTAATAGAATTTTCCACTCAGGAAAGTTTCACAACAACGTGATCGCCAAAACTTTGTCG atGTTCAATCGATGTTTCAACTACACCGGAAGCAACATCTCAACGGCCGCCCTGAAGCGTCACGTGTGCAGCTACATCGACGGGGAGCTGCAGAACGAACGGAAGATGCAAAACATCACCGACGAGGAGTTTATCGAGCTGTCCTCGAACCTGTGGGAAAAGTTTTACATGTGCTGTTCCCAGTACAACTTTGAGGCCTGTCAACCGATCGGCGTGCTGATCCTGGAACAGATGGACGTCTATTGCTTGATAAGGAAGCAGTTGATTTCGTTTTTCCGCCCGTGCGATGAGCTGGAGGTGGCTTTCCTGTCGGAAAATTATCCCGGCAACGTTATTACTGACGGAGCCGGAGGTAAATCGGTTCACCAGGATGTTGCGGTGCTGATTCGGGTGCTAAAGCAGATCGATAAATTTGTGCCGGACGATGAGAAGATCGAAATCGAATCGTGTCTGTTTCAGCTTCGGTCTACAAAGGATATGATGGATTCGATTGCTTCCTCGCAGTGTTTCAGTAACCAG tgtaactTGACCTCGGTTATACAGTCAATCGAGGATCTTCCCAAGGCCATGGCTGTTGTTTTGCAAAAGCTCAAATTGGATTACGAAGTTTCGGACGATATAAGTA TCTATTCCAGCTCCAAGAACGTCCCGTTCGCTGGGCTGCTCGGGGTCCAGCTGCTCACCGAAAGCGTCCGGCAGATGATACAGCTGCGCTACATGGTGGTGCGCAATCTGATTGTGCTGCAGCATCTGCTGCTCAGCAATTTCGCCCTCAACTGCAACTCGATGGAAATCATCCGCTCCAAGTGTATCCCGGATAGCGAGGTGTTTCTGCAGTCGTACTACGTGATGAACTGGATCGCTGAATCGACTGTCGACTATGCGGTCGTTAGAAG taaatcttTGGAGCGAGACGCTTCTTTGGTGATTGGCCACGAAGAAGCCTACGCATTTGAGTACATTTCTCTGTTGCATTTGTTCGTGTCAACTCGGGGTCTGAAAACTTACATGACAACGGAGGAAGGACAACGTATATCCGGAAGCACCGAATGGTTTTCCATGCTGCTGGAAATATCCCATGGTTTATTGCGACTGAT ATGGCCAGTGGCAGGAGATTTCACGTTCGGTCAGTGGCTGATGCAAGGAGAAATGCACATTTTCATTGAGCAGTACGTTCGTTTACTGAACTCCTGGTGTGAGTGGAACAACTGCTCAC gTAACTTCATCCTTGCAAAATCCTACCTCATGAACGGCGAGAATGCGAAAGCTTTGGACCTGTTTCCCCAATCGGCTAAGGGCATCCTAAAGGAACCGTATTTAATCAACTTCACTAAACCATCGGACGGAACTTCGGTGCCACCGGATGAGCTGCTcagtattttttatatgaaagttaTCCGGTTGTTCGAACATTACGAAGCCTACGATTGCATAAACGTGCTGGCTCAGATTGCTATTGGAACTTCGATACACAGCAAGCAACAGGCTATGTTTCAAAGTATCGATTTCAGTGCCCACATGGAGCTGGGGCACTATGAGGAAGCGTACCATTCGTTGGTGTACAACTGTGAGCAAACTCGGAAGAAGGACTGCCTGAGGCAGCTGGTGTGGCGTTTGTTCCAGGCAAAAAAGTTCAACATACTAATCGAGCTGCCCTACTATGGGCTGGAAACTGATTTCCAGAACATCATGGAAATGCACGCCCGATCCGTTGAAATATCCGAAAACAGCCACTACGACTTTCTGTATTCGTTCTACATTCTCAAAGGAAATATGCGAAAGG CTGCTCTCATTGCCTACGAAAAAGCCATGCGTTGTCAGCTGGAGTGCAATTCGCTCGCATTTTTGAAGATGCGTTGCGAAGCACTGCTCAAGTGCATCAATGCGCTCAATCTAGTGGCACCGGATTACGCCTGGATTGCGAAGCCATCGGTGTCCAAAGATGGCGGTGCTGCCAGGCTTGAAGAATCGGACACCAAAATCGTAGTTGTTGATCTGGTAGATGTTCGGAAGGAGTTGATGGTAACCCAGGCGGTGTTGGAAATTTCCAAACAGCTGGACGACTATAAATCTGTGCTAGATGTCGACACCAACGAGCTGCTGGTGATTTTGGCTAACGCTAAACTGTATACCACGGCCTTCAAGCTGGCCAACATGTTGGGCAAAAGCCTCACTATGATCTATGAAAGCCTGGCGGCGTCCTGCGTTATGTGCGCCCTACAGGAAACTGCGGACAATTGGGATTGGCTGCATAAAAACGCACTGGAAG AATCTGTTCTAAGCTCAGACAGCACCGACACGGCTTGGAACTTTTTGAAGTTTAGTCTCGAGAATGAAACGAAGGACGTCGAAGCCTGTTATCTCGCCGTGATGAatcaaatcatttccaaaaatgcTTTTCCACCTCAATGGTTGACGGACTATTGTATG AACAAGACGCCCACCAAACTGTTACAGCTTTACGTAAACTTTGGCCGCCTAGAGGAAGCCTTTGAAATTGCTGTCAAACTGATCCAGGCGCAGCTGATCAGCAGAAGCTCGATCACGACGTTACACTTCAACCGATTCTTGCTCCCGATTACGCTCATCGATCGGTTGCAGTTTGAGCTGAGCAAAGATGCTAAATTCAAGCAG CAAACAAATTTACTGAACCAGCTTATCGACTGCATTGCTAAATAA